One part of the Glycine max cultivar Williams 82 chromosome 14, Glycine_max_v4.0, whole genome shotgun sequence genome encodes these proteins:
- the LOC100785327 gene encoding UDP-glycosyltransferase 87A1 isoform X1, protein MGPLIIGVNIPQVPPNLQPQVHTLVSMDDPIEVPPTTASHVVAMPYPGRGHVNPMMSLCKLLLSKNSDILVTFVVTEEWLGLIGSDPKPDNIRFATIPNVIPSEHGRANDFVTFVEAVMTKMEAPFEDLLNRLLPPTVIIYDTYLFWVVRVANKRSIPVASFWPMSASFFAVLKHYHLLEQNGHYPVNVSEDGEKRVDYIPGNSSIRLADFPLNDGSWRNRRLLELSLNAIPWMQKSQYLLFPSIYELEPRAIDALKSEFSIPIYTVGPAIPSFGNSLIDDIGYFQWLDNQPSGSVLYISQGSFLSFSNEQIDEIAAGVRESGVRFLWVQPGESDKLKEMCGDRGLVLAWCDQLRVLQHHSIGGFWSHCGWNSTREGVFSGVPFLAFPILMDQPLNGKLIVEEWKVGWRVKKEVKKDTLITKDEIANLIKRFMHLGGDEVRDMRKRSRELKQICHRAIASGGSSESNINAFLLHILQDAKPH, encoded by the exons ATGGGACCTTTAATAATAGGTGTTAACATACCTCAAGTTCCACCAAATTTACAACCTCAAGTTCACACCCTTGTCTCTATGGATGATCCAATTGAAGTTCCACCAACCACCGCCAGCCACGTGGTGGCGATGCCATACCCAGGGCGAGGCCACGTTAACCCCATGATGAGCCTCTGCAAGCTGCTCCTATCCAAAAACTCCGACATCCTCGTAACCTTCGTGGTCACCGAGGAATGGCTCGGCCTCATCGGCTCCGACCCCAAACCCGACAACATCCGATTCGCCACAATCCCAAACGTTATTCCCTCCGAACACGGTCGAGCCAACGACTTCGTCACCTTCGTCGAAGCCGTTATGACCAAAATGGAAGCTCCCTTTGAAGACTTACTCAACCGGCTTTTGCCGCCAACAGTGATCATATACGACACTTACCTCTTCTGGGTGGTTCGCGTTGCAAATAAGAGAAGCATTCCCGTGGCGTCGTTTTGGCCGATGTCGGCGTCGTTTTTCGCTGTGCTCAAACACTACCATCTTCTCGAGCAAAATGGTCACTATCCTGTAAACGTATCAG AAGACGGTGAGAAACGTGTGGATTATATTCCGGGGAACTCGTCAATTCGTCTGGCAGATTTTCCACTTAATGATGGAAGTTGGCGCAACCGAAGATTGTTGGAATTGTCCTTGAATGCTATACCATGGATGCAGAAATCGCAATATCTGTTATTTCCTTCCATATACGAGCTTGAGCCTCGAGCTATTGATGCTTTGAAATCCGAGTTCTCTATACCCATTTACACTGTTGGCCCTGCCATACCTTCTTTTGGTAATAGCCTCATTGATGACATTGGCTACTTCCAATGGCTTGACAACCAACCCTCTGGCTCTGTATTGTACATCTCTCAAGGGAGTTTTCTTTCGTTTTCCAATGAACAAATTGATGAAATTGCGGCCGGTGTTCGCGAAAGTGGCGTTCGATTCTTGTGGGTGCAGCCCGGAGAGAGTGATAAGTTGAAAGAGATGTGTGGGGATAGGGGACTTGTTTTGGCATGGTGTGATCAATTGAGAGTGTTGCAGCATCATTCTATTGGGGGGTTTTGGTCTCATTGTGGCTGGAATTCCACCAGAGAAGGAGTTTTTAGTGGTGTTCCTTTTTTGGCCTTTCCAATATTAATGGACCAACCACTAAACGGTAAGTTGATAGTAGAGGAATGGAAGGTGGGGTGGAGGGTGAAGAAGGAGGTGAAAAAGGACACtttgataacaaaagatgaaatTGCTAATCTTATTAAGAGGTTTATGCATTTGGGTGGGGATGAAGTGAGAGATATGAGGAAAAGAAGCAGAGAGCTGAAGCAGATATGTCACCGTGCAATTGCAAGTGGTGGATCATCAGAATCCAATATCAATGCTTTTCTCTTGCATATATTACAGGATGCCAAGCCTCATTAA
- the LOC100802106 gene encoding shewanella-like protein phosphatase 1 isoform X2, protein MASLCLNSLPVPPTSLSSSSSSSSLLLHNNNNNNNNLSPLKPIVVSGDPPTFVSAPGRRILAVGDLHGDLKQARSALEMAGVLSSDGRDLWTGGETVLVQLGDILDRGEDEIAILSMLRSLDRQAKEKGGAVFQVNGNHETMNVEGDYRYVESGGFDECNDFLEYINGSEGDWEETFTSWVDVSKRWKEDRTMSKSYWGPWNLLKRQKGVIARSILFRPGGLLARELARHAVVLKVNDWVFCHGGLLPHHVAYGLERMNKEVSEWMRGQHEDDNTHKMPFIATRGYDSVVWNRLYSRDTPDLVDYQAKQVCSILDETMQAVGAKAMVVGHTPQTIVNTIVAYGA, encoded by the exons ATGGCATCACTGTGTCTAAACTCATTACCAGTCCCACCaacttctctttcttcttcttcttcttcttcttctttgcttcttcataacaacaacaacaacaacaacaatcttaGTCCCTTGAAACCCATTGTTGTCAGTGGAGACCCCCCAACTTTTGTTTCTGCTCCTGGTCGCAGAATTCTTGCTG TTGGAGATCTACATGGAGATCTTAAGCAAGCTAGGTCTGCACTTGAAATGGCTGGTGTATTGAGCTCTGATGGTCGAGACTTATGGACTGGTGGAGAAACT GTGTTGGTTCAACTTGGAGACATACTAGATCGAGGTGAAGATGAAATTGCCATCTTGTCCATGCTGCGATCATTGGATAGACAGGCAAAAGAAAAAGGTGGAGCAGTGTTTCAG GTAAATGGAAATCATGAGACCATGAATGTGGAAGGGGATTATAGATATGTTGAGTCTGGGGGATTTGATGAGTGTAATGATTTCTTAGAATATATCAATGGTTCTGAAGGTGACTGGGAAGAAACTTTTACTTCTTGGGTTGATGTCTCTAAAAGGTGGAAAGAAGATCGAACAATGTCAAAAAGTTATTGGGGACCTTGGAATTTATTGAAG AGACAAAAGGGAGTCATTGCCAGATCAATCCTCTTTAGGCCTGGTGGGCTTCTTGCACGTGAGCTTGCAAGGCATGCTGTTGTACTAAAGGTCAATGACTGGGTCTTCTGTCATGGTGGACTTCTTCCTCACCATG TTGCATATGGCTTAGAGAGGATGAATAAAGAAGTGTCTGAGTGGATGAGAGGTCAGCATGAGGATGACAATACTCACAAAATGCCTTTCATTGCCACTAGGGGTTATGATAGTGTTGTTTGGAATCGTTTATACTCAAGAGACACACCAGATTTAGTGGACTATCAGGCTAAACAG GTATGTTCCATTCTTGACGAGACAATGCAAGCAGTTGGTGCTAAGGCAATGGTGGTTGGACATACTCCTCAAACTATAG TAAATACAATTGTAGCATATGGCGCGTAG
- the LOC100785327 gene encoding UDP-glycosyltransferase 87A1 isoform X2: MGPLIIGVNIPQVPPNLQPQVHTLVSMDDPIEVPPTTASHVVAMPYPGRGHVNPMMSLCKLLLSKNSDILVTFVVTEEWLGLIGSDPKPDNIRFATIPNVIPSEHGRANDFVTFVEAVMTKMEAPFEDLLNRLLPPTVIIYDTYLFWVVRVANKRSIPVASFWPMSASFFAVLKHYHLLEQNGHYPVNVSDGEKRVDYIPGNSSIRLADFPLNDGSWRNRRLLELSLNAIPWMQKSQYLLFPSIYELEPRAIDALKSEFSIPIYTVGPAIPSFGNSLIDDIGYFQWLDNQPSGSVLYISQGSFLSFSNEQIDEIAAGVRESGVRFLWVQPGESDKLKEMCGDRGLVLAWCDQLRVLQHHSIGGFWSHCGWNSTREGVFSGVPFLAFPILMDQPLNGKLIVEEWKVGWRVKKEVKKDTLITKDEIANLIKRFMHLGGDEVRDMRKRSRELKQICHRAIASGGSSESNINAFLLHILQDAKPH; this comes from the exons ATGGGACCTTTAATAATAGGTGTTAACATACCTCAAGTTCCACCAAATTTACAACCTCAAGTTCACACCCTTGTCTCTATGGATGATCCAATTGAAGTTCCACCAACCACCGCCAGCCACGTGGTGGCGATGCCATACCCAGGGCGAGGCCACGTTAACCCCATGATGAGCCTCTGCAAGCTGCTCCTATCCAAAAACTCCGACATCCTCGTAACCTTCGTGGTCACCGAGGAATGGCTCGGCCTCATCGGCTCCGACCCCAAACCCGACAACATCCGATTCGCCACAATCCCAAACGTTATTCCCTCCGAACACGGTCGAGCCAACGACTTCGTCACCTTCGTCGAAGCCGTTATGACCAAAATGGAAGCTCCCTTTGAAGACTTACTCAACCGGCTTTTGCCGCCAACAGTGATCATATACGACACTTACCTCTTCTGGGTGGTTCGCGTTGCAAATAAGAGAAGCATTCCCGTGGCGTCGTTTTGGCCGATGTCGGCGTCGTTTTTCGCTGTGCTCAAACACTACCATCTTCTCGAGCAAAATGGTCACTATCCTGTAAACGTATCAG ACGGTGAGAAACGTGTGGATTATATTCCGGGGAACTCGTCAATTCGTCTGGCAGATTTTCCACTTAATGATGGAAGTTGGCGCAACCGAAGATTGTTGGAATTGTCCTTGAATGCTATACCATGGATGCAGAAATCGCAATATCTGTTATTTCCTTCCATATACGAGCTTGAGCCTCGAGCTATTGATGCTTTGAAATCCGAGTTCTCTATACCCATTTACACTGTTGGCCCTGCCATACCTTCTTTTGGTAATAGCCTCATTGATGACATTGGCTACTTCCAATGGCTTGACAACCAACCCTCTGGCTCTGTATTGTACATCTCTCAAGGGAGTTTTCTTTCGTTTTCCAATGAACAAATTGATGAAATTGCGGCCGGTGTTCGCGAAAGTGGCGTTCGATTCTTGTGGGTGCAGCCCGGAGAGAGTGATAAGTTGAAAGAGATGTGTGGGGATAGGGGACTTGTTTTGGCATGGTGTGATCAATTGAGAGTGTTGCAGCATCATTCTATTGGGGGGTTTTGGTCTCATTGTGGCTGGAATTCCACCAGAGAAGGAGTTTTTAGTGGTGTTCCTTTTTTGGCCTTTCCAATATTAATGGACCAACCACTAAACGGTAAGTTGATAGTAGAGGAATGGAAGGTGGGGTGGAGGGTGAAGAAGGAGGTGAAAAAGGACACtttgataacaaaagatgaaatTGCTAATCTTATTAAGAGGTTTATGCATTTGGGTGGGGATGAAGTGAGAGATATGAGGAAAAGAAGCAGAGAGCTGAAGCAGATATGTCACCGTGCAATTGCAAGTGGTGGATCATCAGAATCCAATATCAATGCTTTTCTCTTGCATATATTACAGGATGCCAAGCCTCATTAA
- the LOC100802640 gene encoding mitoferrin, with product MATDARAKFQNPEFRPDFHADLTVSTHDGLHFWQFMIAGSIAGCVEHMAMFPVDTVKTRMQAIGSCPVKSVTVRHALKSILQSEGPSALYRGIGAMGLGAGPAHAVYFSVYETCKKKFSEGSPSNAAAHAASGVCATVASDAVFTPMDMVKQRLQLGNSGYKGVWDCVKRVMSEEGFGAFYASYRTTVLMNAPFTAVHFTTYEAAKRGLLEVSPESVDDERLVVHATAGAAAGALAAAVTTPLDVVKTQLQCQGVCGCDRFKSGSIGDVIKTIVKKDGYRGLMRGWIPRMLFHAPAAAICWSTYEAGKSFFQDFNQQKDIGTVT from the exons ATGGCGACGGATGCAAGGGCGAAGTTCCAAAACCCGGAATTCCGGCCCGATTTCCACGCGGACTTAACGGTGTCAACTCACGACGGCCTCCACTTCTGGCAGTTCATGATCGCCGGATCCATCGCGGGCTGCGTCGAGCACATGGCCATGTTCCCCGTTGACACCGTCAAGACCCGCATGCAAGCCATAGGCTCCTGCCCCGTCAAATCCGTAACGGTCCGTCACGCCCTCAAGTCCATTCTCCAATCGGAGGGCCCGTCGGCCCTCTACCGTGGCATCGGTGCTATGGGCCTCGGCGCCGGGCCCGCCCACGCCGTCTACTTCTCCGTCTACGAGACCTGCAAGAAGAAATTCTCCGAGGGCAGCCCCAGCAACGCCGCGGCGCACGCTGCGTCCGGCGTCTGCGCCACCGTGGCCAGTGACGCGGTGTTCACTCCGATGGACATGGTGAAGCAGAGGCTGCAGCTGGGGAACAGTGGCTACAAGGGGGTTTGGGACTGCGTGAAGAGGGTCATGAGTGAGGAGGGGTTTGGGGCGTTCTATGCGTCTTATAGGACCACTGTTTTGATGAACGCGCCGTTCACTGCCGTGCATTTCACGACGTATGAGGCCGCGAAACGCGGCCTCCTGGAGGTCTCGCCGGAGAGTGTGGATGATGAGAGACTGGTTGTGCACGCCACTGCTGGGGCTGCTGCCGGGGCTTTGGCTGCTGCTGTTACCACGCCACTTGATGTTGTCAAGACTCAATTGCAGTGTCAG GGTGTCTGTGGTTGTGATAGGTTCAAAAGTGGATCAATTGGGGACGTTATCAAAACCATAGTGAAAAAAGATGGATACAGAGGGCTCATGCGAGGATGGATTCCAAGGATGCTCTTTCATGCTCCTGCAGCTGCTATTTGCTGGTCTACATATGAAGCTGGAAAGTCCTTTTTCCAAGATTTCAATCAGCAGAAAGACATTGGCACTGTTACctaa
- the LOC100802106 gene encoding shewanella-like protein phosphatase 1 isoform X1 encodes MASLCLNSLPVPPTSLSSSSSSSSLLLHNNNNNNNNLSPLKPIVVSGDPPTFVSAPGRRILAVGDLHGDLKQARSALEMAGVLSSDGRDLWTGGETVLVQLGDILDRGEDEIAILSMLRSLDRQAKEKGGAVFQVNGNHETMNVEGDYRYVESGGFDECNDFLEYINGSEGDWEETFTSWVDVSKRWKEDRTMSKSYWGPWNLLKRQKGVIARSILFRPGGLLARELARHAVVLKVNDWVFCHGGLLPHHVAYGLERMNKEVSEWMRGQHEDDNTHKMPFIATRGYDSVVWNRLYSRDTPDLVDYQAKQVCSILDETMQAVGAKAMVVGHTPQTIGVNCKYNCSIWRVDVGMSSGVLNSKPEVLEIIDDKARVIRCKRDRHSELQAAAYT; translated from the exons ATGGCATCACTGTGTCTAAACTCATTACCAGTCCCACCaacttctctttcttcttcttcttcttcttcttctttgcttcttcataacaacaacaacaacaacaacaatcttaGTCCCTTGAAACCCATTGTTGTCAGTGGAGACCCCCCAACTTTTGTTTCTGCTCCTGGTCGCAGAATTCTTGCTG TTGGAGATCTACATGGAGATCTTAAGCAAGCTAGGTCTGCACTTGAAATGGCTGGTGTATTGAGCTCTGATGGTCGAGACTTATGGACTGGTGGAGAAACT GTGTTGGTTCAACTTGGAGACATACTAGATCGAGGTGAAGATGAAATTGCCATCTTGTCCATGCTGCGATCATTGGATAGACAGGCAAAAGAAAAAGGTGGAGCAGTGTTTCAG GTAAATGGAAATCATGAGACCATGAATGTGGAAGGGGATTATAGATATGTTGAGTCTGGGGGATTTGATGAGTGTAATGATTTCTTAGAATATATCAATGGTTCTGAAGGTGACTGGGAAGAAACTTTTACTTCTTGGGTTGATGTCTCTAAAAGGTGGAAAGAAGATCGAACAATGTCAAAAAGTTATTGGGGACCTTGGAATTTATTGAAG AGACAAAAGGGAGTCATTGCCAGATCAATCCTCTTTAGGCCTGGTGGGCTTCTTGCACGTGAGCTTGCAAGGCATGCTGTTGTACTAAAGGTCAATGACTGGGTCTTCTGTCATGGTGGACTTCTTCCTCACCATG TTGCATATGGCTTAGAGAGGATGAATAAAGAAGTGTCTGAGTGGATGAGAGGTCAGCATGAGGATGACAATACTCACAAAATGCCTTTCATTGCCACTAGGGGTTATGATAGTGTTGTTTGGAATCGTTTATACTCAAGAGACACACCAGATTTAGTGGACTATCAGGCTAAACAG GTATGTTCCATTCTTGACGAGACAATGCAAGCAGTTGGTGCTAAGGCAATGGTGGTTGGACATACTCCTCAAACTATAGGTGTAAATTG TAAATACAATTGTAGCATATGGCGCGTAGATGTTGGAATGTCCAGTGGAGTTCTGAATTCAAAACCAGAG GTTCTAGAAATTATAGACGATAAAGCAAGAGTTATAAGGTGCAAAAGGGACAGACACAGTGAACTTCAAGCTGCTGCATATActtaa